The genome window GCCAGTGCTGGACCCAGACTTAACCAAAGACTGGAACGCCTTTATGCAAAACTCAGCACGGTTCTATCGCCTGGCCGAATCACAAGCTTTATACCGCAGCCTTATCAAACAATTGATAGAGCGCAACAATACAGTGACTGGCGTTGCCTATAAAGCCGACCCCACTATTATGAGCTGGCAACTGGCGAATGAACCAAGGCCTGGCAGTGGTGAGGCGGGTGCTGAAAACGCTGAAGTCTATGTGCAGTGGGTGAATGATACAGCTCAGTATATTAAACAGCTGGCCCCACAACAGCTGGTCTCGACCGGCAGCGAAGGCAGCCGTGGCGCTTTAGATAATATGGACTTGTTTATCAAAGCTCACCAGTCGCCTTATGTGGACTACCTGACTTTTCACCTCTGGCCTAAGAACTGGTTGTGGTTTGATATCAAGCAGGCCGAGCAGACTTACGCTTCAGGTTTAGCCGCCTCCAAAACTTATATAGAACAACATATAGCTGTGGCCGATCAGATGAATAAGCCGCTGGTGATGGAAGAATTTGGTATAGAAAGAGACGACGCTGACTACAGGCCCGAAGCCACCACAGTCTGGCGTGATAAGTTTTACACCGAGTTTTTCCAGCTGATAGAACAGGAAGCCAAAGCAGGCCGGGCTATCGCGGGTTCGAACTTCTGGACCTGGGGTGGAGCAGGACGGACTGAAAGAGCAGATTTTATCTGGCAGGAAGGTGATGACTATCTGGGTGATCCACCGCAGGAACCTCAGGGCTTAAATTCAGTCTTTGATCAGGACCAAAACACCATCAGTCTGTTAAAGGCTCATGCGACAGTGATGAATGCGTTGTAAGCCAGAGTTAAAACTTGATCCACACACAAAAGGGCGCTGCAAGCGCCCTTTTCTTATTCTCAAGCCTGTATCTTTAGCCTAACTAAGCCAAAAAGGGCTGTAAGGCCGAAGTCAGCTCTGCAATTTTGCGGGCCAATAATTTAGTATCAGCTCTGGTTTCGACATTAAGCCGCAGCAAAGGCTCAGTGTTCGACATCCGCAGATTAAAGCGCCAGTCGGTAAAACTCAGGCCTAAGCCATCCAGCAGTTCTATTTCTAAGGCCTGCGGCTGATACAAAGCGGCAATAGCAGCTATGGCAGCTTTTGCATCTGTGACCTTAAAATTCAGCTCGTCGCTGCAAGGGAATTGCTGCTGCAATTGCTCGACTAACGCCGACAGCGGTTGGTCTGTGGCAGATAACAAGGCCAGAATAAGCAACCAGGGAATAGTGCCGTTGTCGCAATACGCAAAGTCACGGAAATAATGATGAGCACTGATTTCGCCGCCATAGAGTGCATCTTCAGCGCGCATTTTTTCTTTGATATAGGCATGGCCAGTTTTACTGATCACAGGCACACCACCAGATGCTTTCACTGTTTGTTGCGTAGCCCAGTATAGCCTCGGATCGTAAATGATTTTTTCGCCCGGATTTTTTAGTAATAAAGCTTTGGCCAATAAACTCACCAGATAGTAACCATCCACAAACTGGCCTTTTTCATCAAAAAAGAAGCAGCGGTCAAAGTCACCATCCCAGGCTACACCTAAATCGGCTTGATGAGCTGTAATAGCAGCACTGGTGTTCAGGCGGTTTTCCACCAGCAAAGGGTTGGGCACCCCATAAGGGAAAGTGCCATCCGGCTCAAACTGCAGTGGCACTATCTCTATCGGCAACAAAGGCGCTAAGGCCTTGACCACCAGCCCTGCCCCACCATTACCAGGGTTCATCACTACTTTAAGTGGCTTTAAAGTTGTGACATCAAGGTAGGTCAGCAAATGTTCGACATAAGCAGGTAAGGTATTCTGTTGCTGATAACCTCCTGTGGTGACAGGGGCAGGAAATTCTGCGCTGGCGACTAAATCCCGAATCGCATTAAGGCCAGTGTCTGCACTGATGGGCGCTGAGCCTTTACCAACAAATTTCATACCGTTGTAATTGGCAGGATTATGGCTTGCCGTAACACAAATACCGGCATCCGCCTCTAAATGAAACACCGAAAAATACACTTGCTCAGTGCCGCATAAACCTATGTCGATCACATCAGCGCCACCATCCTGCAAGCCGCGGGCTAAAGCCGCACTTAAAGATGGGCTGGATAAACGAATGTCGTGCCCTATAACTACGATTTTGGCGGACAGCTGCAGACATAAAGCCCGGCCTATACGGTACGCCAGACCTTCATTAAGCTGAGCTGGGACTATGCCACGAATATCGTAGGTTTTAAAACAGTCGGTTGACCACATCAGAGTTTTCCATTTTGCTGAGTTTGACAATAGGCCTGAGCTTCTAAGCCTGCGACCATCAAATGATAGAGTGTACTGGCTGGCGCGTCTGCTACACAAATCTGATTATCTGCATCAAGCTGATCAACATATAAACCGGTTACATCTGAGTTCAGATAAAAACGAAACAATAAATCTATAGCCAAAGCCGCATGTTGCTCTGCCTGAAGCTTATATGCTGAGTCTGAACTGGCTTTGGCCTGAGCCAGACTGGCTTTAATAAGCTCTGTCAGAGGCCAGAGTCTTTTGGTCTTTTTAATTGCTTCGCCACTGGGTAATACTTCGTCATAAATCAGCCCTGAGCCGGTTTCAATGCCCAGCTTCAGGCCATTTTGATACAAGGTTTCGCAATACTGATCAACAGGAGTGCCTGTCAGCTGCTGGTACCAGCGTAATAACCAGACCCATTCAAACATATGACCTGGCTCAACGATTTGGCCCTGAATTCCTGGCATCGGTTGCCATTGCTCAGTGAAGTATTCCAGCAAAATCCCGGGCTCTGGGCGGAAAAATACAGTCTCAAACAAAGTATAAATTTGCCCGGCTTTGGCCAGCCATTTACCGTCTTTTGTCGCCTGATACAAAGCCAAAAAAGCTTCGAATAAATGCATATGAGGGTTTTGCCGACGGTAAGGACTGTTGTAATCCCCTTCCATCCAGCCGCCAGGCGCAGCACGGAATTGCTGCTCTATATGTTCCAGTAATTTATTGGCCTGATCCAGCGCCTGCAGATCAGAAAAACTCTGATACCTGTAAGCGCAGGACAGCAGAAAAAAGGCGAAGTCGTAGGCATCCAGTTTTTGATCCAGCTGCTGGCCGGCAGAATTCAGACTATGCACATAACCTGCGGCAGCACTGTGTTTTTTCGCATGCTGATTTAAAAACTGCTGGATACCTGCCACTTTTTCCAGTGCATCAGGCAACCAGCCTTGCTGGTAAGCAGCTGCAAACACAAAGACTTGCCTGGCCTGCACCCGGCTTCTAAACACAGCGCTGAGATCTGGCTGGTGATCGGCATTAAATTTTTCGTACACAGCACCAGTCTGTGGATGAATGCCTTGCTGACTCCAGAATGGCAGCGCTGAATTTTTCAGCCAGGCACTGAATTTCTGGCTTTGGAGCAGTAACGACAACATGCAGGGACACCTGAAACAGGATGCCAGCACAATATTTTTAGGTCTGCTTGGGGAAGTCCGGCCAATACTGTGCTGACAAAGCTAAAGTTGCCCCAAATGTAACTGGTTACATTGCGCTTTGCAAATCGATTTTCAGCAGAGTACAACCTGACTTCTGAACTTACTTTTTATTTTGTGGTGCTGGCCCTGTGCTTTGACGAATAACAAATTCATAAGGTAAAACAAACTCAGTGCTGCCTTCATGAGTACCGTCCAACAGCTGGAACAACAACTCTGCAGCCTTTTCACCTATTTTGCCAGCTGGCT of Rheinheimera sp. MM224 contains these proteins:
- a CDS encoding AGE family epimerase/isomerase, yielding MLSLLLQSQKFSAWLKNSALPFWSQQGIHPQTGAVYEKFNADHQPDLSAVFRSRVQARQVFVFAAAYQQGWLPDALEKVAGIQQFLNQHAKKHSAAAGYVHSLNSAGQQLDQKLDAYDFAFFLLSCAYRYQSFSDLQALDQANKLLEHIEQQFRAAPGGWMEGDYNSPYRRQNPHMHLFEAFLALYQATKDGKWLAKAGQIYTLFETVFFRPEPGILLEYFTEQWQPMPGIQGQIVEPGHMFEWVWLLRWYQQLTGTPVDQYCETLYQNGLKLGIETGSGLIYDEVLPSGEAIKKTKRLWPLTELIKASLAQAKASSDSAYKLQAEQHAALAIDLLFRFYLNSDVTGLYVDQLDADNQICVADAPASTLYHLMVAGLEAQAYCQTQQNGKL
- a CDS encoding glycoside hydrolase 5 family protein: MKSLKTLLGLMLLATLASCGKAPVSENVTVATDSAAPSAFVQVKGKQFQLAGKPYYFVGTNFWYGAYLGAAGDKGDRARLIKELDQLKAAGVTNLRVLAASEASALVMLLKPAIQTAPGQIDEELWQGLDFLLSEMAKREMKAVLFLNNFWQWSGGMSQYVAWQTGEPVLDPDLTKDWNAFMQNSARFYRLAESQALYRSLIKQLIERNNTVTGVAYKADPTIMSWQLANEPRPGSGEAGAENAEVYVQWVNDTAQYIKQLAPQQLVSTGSEGSRGALDNMDLFIKAHQSPYVDYLTFHLWPKNWLWFDIKQAEQTYASGLAASKTYIEQHIAVADQMNKPLVMEEFGIERDDADYRPEATTVWRDKFYTEFFQLIEQEAKAGRAIAGSNFWTWGGAGRTERADFIWQEGDDYLGDPPQEPQGLNSVFDQDQNTISLLKAHATVMNAL
- a CDS encoding phosphomannomutase, which encodes MWSTDCFKTYDIRGIVPAQLNEGLAYRIGRALCLQLSAKIVVIGHDIRLSSPSLSAALARGLQDGGADVIDIGLCGTEQVYFSVFHLEADAGICVTASHNPANYNGMKFVGKGSAPISADTGLNAIRDLVASAEFPAPVTTGGYQQQNTLPAYVEHLLTYLDVTTLKPLKVVMNPGNGGAGLVVKALAPLLPIEIVPLQFEPDGTFPYGVPNPLLVENRLNTSAAITAHQADLGVAWDGDFDRCFFFDEKGQFVDGYYLVSLLAKALLLKNPGEKIIYDPRLYWATQQTVKASGGVPVISKTGHAYIKEKMRAEDALYGGEISAHHYFRDFAYCDNGTIPWLLILALLSATDQPLSALVEQLQQQFPCSDELNFKVTDAKAAIAAIAALYQPQALEIELLDGLGLSFTDWRFNLRMSNTEPLLRLNVETRADTKLLARKIAELTSALQPFLA